From a region of the Phragmites australis chromosome 21, lpPhrAust1.1, whole genome shotgun sequence genome:
- the LOC133904061 gene encoding BTB/POZ and MATH domain-containing protein 2-like: protein MPTFDSASAIVGGIVTGRHLLHIEGYSHTKELSIRGYIESRSFRIGGRTWCIWYYPNGIDTQGVGYISIYIILKDDIPEHVYAETTFNLLDQAGEPVPGYTHTLRFSEYSFAGDGYGFIDFIEKEFLEASEYLVDDCFKIRCDISVSTQLRTENRGAAASTLAAAPPSDLQRHLGDLLVAKEGADITFQVAGETFSAHRCILAARSPVFKAEFYGAMRESTATGVCVRIDDMEPQVFSALLNFIYTDSLPEMTGQEDVVMAQHLLEAADRYDMQSLKLICVEKLCIYLDANTAATTLVLAEQHHCHRLKKACIEFLKSPQALDAVMATDGFDHLIKSYPALLKELISKLAAR, encoded by the coding sequence ATGCCGACGTTCGATTCCGCCTCGGCCATCGTCGGGGGCATCGTGACCGGGCGCCACCTGCTCCACATCGAGGGCTACTCGCACACCAAGGAGTTATCCATCAGGGGCTACATCGAGTCTCGATCCTTTCGTATCGGGGGCCGCACGTGGTGCATCTGGTACTACCCTAATGGCATAGACACCCAAGGAGTCGGGTACATATCCATCTACATCATCCTCAAAGACGATATCCCCGAGCATGTCTACGCGGAAACCACATTTAATTTGCTCGATCAGGCAGGGGAGCCAGTGCCGGGGTACACCCATACCCTACGCTTCAGCGAGTACTCGTTCGCCGGAGACGGCTATGGCTTCATTGATTTCATCGAGAAGGAGTTTCTGGAGGCGTCGGAGTATCTCGTGGATGACTGCTTCAAGATCCGGTGTGACATCTCTGTTTCGACGCAGCTGCGTACAGAGAACAGGGGGGCCGCGGCGTCTACACTTGCTGCGGCGCCGCCGTCCGATCTGCAACGACATCTAGGCGACCTCCTCGTGGCCAAAGAGGGCGCCGACATCACGTTCCAAGTCGCCGGCGAGACATTCAGCGCGCACAGGTGTATTCTTGCAGCTCGGTCGCCGGTTTTCAAGGCAGAGTTCTACGGTGCGATGAGAGAGAGCACCGCCACAGGGGTTTGCGTACGGATTGATGATATGGAACCTCAGGTGTTCAGTGCCTTGCTAAATTTCATATACACCGATTCGCTGCCGGAGATGACGGGTCAAGAAGATGTTGTGATGGCTCAGCATTTGTTGGAAGCAGCGGACAGGTATGACATGCAAAGCCTCAAGCTGATTTGTGTGGAGAAATTGTGCATATACTTAGACGCCAACACGGCTGCGACCACGTTGGTGTTGGCTGAACAGCATCACTGCCACAGGCTCAAGAAGGCTTGCATCGAGTTCCTTAAATCTCCTCAAGCTCTGGATGCAGTCATGGCAACCGATGGCTTTGACCACCTGATTAAAAGCTATCCTGCTCTTTTGAAGGAGTTGATTTCCAAACTTGCCGCCCGTTGA